A portion of the Jaculus jaculus isolate mJacJac1 chromosome 5, mJacJac1.mat.Y.cur, whole genome shotgun sequence genome contains these proteins:
- the Elavl1 gene encoding ELAV-like protein 1 translates to MSNGYEDHMAEDCRDDIGRTNLIVNYLPQNMTQEELRSLFSSIGEVESAKLIRDKVAGHSLGYGFVNYVTAKDAERAISTLNGLRLQSKTIKVSYARPSSEVIKDANLYISGLPRTMTQKDVEDMFSRFGRIINSRVLVDQTTGLSRGVAFIRFDKRSEAEEAITSFNGHKPPGSSEPITVKFAANPNQNKNMALLSQLYHSPARRFGGPVHHQAQRFRFSPMGVDHMSGISGVNVPGNASSGWCIFIYNLGQDADEGILWQMFGPFGAVTNVKVIRDFNTNKCKGFGFVTMTNYEEAAMAIASLNGYRLGDKILQVSFKTNKSHK, encoded by the exons atgtctAATGGTTATGAAGACCACATGGCCGAAGACTGCAGGGATGACATTGGGAGAACAAATCTAATTGTCAACTACCTCCCTCAGAACATGACCCAGGAGGAACTACGAAGTCTGTTCAGCAGCATTGGTGAAGTTGAATCTGCAAAGCTTATTCGAGATAAAGTAGCAG GACACAGCTTGGGCTATGGCTTTGTGAACTATGTGACTGCAAAGGATGCAGAGAGAGCAATCAGCACACTGAACGGCCTGAGGCTCCAGTCAAAAACCATTAAG gtgtcATATGCTCGCCCAAGCTCAGAGGTCATCAAAGATGCCAACTTGTATATCAGCGGGCTCCCGAGGACCATGACCCAGAAGGACGTGGAGGACATGTTCTCTCGATTTGGGCGAATCATCAACTCCAGGGTCCTTGTGGATCAGACCACAG GTTTGTCCAGAGGGGTTGCATTTATCCGGTTTGACAAACGATCGGAAGCAGAAGAGGCAATTACCAGCTTCAATGGTCATAAACCCCCAGGTTCCTCTGAGCCAATCACAGTGAAGTTCGCAGCCAATCCCAACCAGAACAAAAATATGGCTCTCCTCTCGCAGCTGTATCACTCACCTGCAAGGCGGTTCGGAGGCCCTGTGCACCACCAGGCGCAGAGATTCAG GTTCTCCCCTATGGGTGTAGATCACATGAGTGGGATTTCGGGTGTCAATGTCCCCGGCAATGCTTCTTCAGGCTGGTGCATCTTCATCTATAACCTTGGGCAAGACGCTGATGAAGGGATCCTCTGGCAGATGTTTGGCCCCTTCGGTGCAGTCACCAATGTGAAAGTGATTCGAGATTTCAACACCAACAAGTGCAAAGGGTTTGGTTTTGTGACCATGACAAACTATGAAGAAGCTGCAATGGCCATAGCAAGTCTGAATGGCTACCGCCTGGGGGACAAAATTTTACAGGTTTCCTTCAAAACCAACAAGTCTCACAAATAA